The Phycisphaeraceae bacterium genome has a segment encoding these proteins:
- a CDS encoding heavy metal translocating P-type ATPase — MPTVKTILAIDQLDCAAEEQVLQKAVGGMPGVAIVECNVVTRRMSVTHDAASVTGEALAARVRSVGMTPTIITASGADGEAAGTHGSGTHAHGATAGADCGGAACASDAVHAGPAYDTRPWWIRYGPFILSGVLAAGCEAAYFAGVEETSWPIIAASVASMLLGGRETFFKGWIALKTFTLNINFLMCVAVIGGAVIGAWPEIALVVFLFGLAELIEKKALDRARDSVRGLMAMAPDEVSVKQPDGSWRTTNAGAVPVGAVVQVKPGERLALDGVVVAGESSVNQAPVTGESVPVEKKIGDKVFAGTINESGVLEFKTSGGKDETTLAKIIRTVQEAQGSRAPTQRFVDNFARVYTPIVCVVAVLVAVVPWLAFNQPFYPWLYKALVLLVIACPCALVISTPVTVVSGLTAAARRGILIKGGVYLENGRKLKVVALDKTGTITEGEPRVTDVQPVGSASEDEVLRVAANLDALSQHPVAIAVVAAWSGERASVEGFKSLTGRGVEGMIAGEMYFVGNHRLAEERRVCSPEVEAVLSGFEVQGKTAVVVASVSRVLGVIAVADTPRESSVEAIKSLHDMGIKTLMLSGDNQSTASAIAKAVGIDEAKGGMLPEDKLAEIERLTKGHGDAIGMVGDGVNDAPALAKSTIGFAMGAAGTDTALETADVALMQDDLRGLPEFIALSRRTGAILTQNITLAIGIKAVFFALTLAGWGTMWMAVIADVGASLLVVGNGLRLFGWRTGLADTLGSNKGGSPA; from the coding sequence ATGCCCACCGTCAAGACCATCCTCGCCATTGACCAACTCGACTGCGCCGCCGAGGAGCAGGTGCTCCAGAAGGCGGTGGGCGGGATGCCGGGGGTCGCGATCGTGGAGTGCAACGTGGTGACGCGTCGGATGAGCGTGACGCACGATGCGGCGAGCGTGACGGGCGAGGCGCTCGCGGCGAGGGTGCGCTCGGTGGGGATGACGCCGACGATCATCACGGCTTCGGGCGCGGACGGCGAAGCGGCGGGCACACACGGCTCGGGAACACACGCGCACGGCGCGACCGCCGGGGCCGACTGCGGAGGGGCCGCGTGCGCGTCCGACGCCGTGCACGCGGGACCGGCATACGACACGCGACCGTGGTGGATCAGGTACGGGCCGTTCATCCTCTCGGGAGTGCTCGCGGCGGGGTGCGAAGCGGCGTACTTCGCGGGCGTCGAGGAGACCTCGTGGCCGATCATCGCCGCATCGGTCGCGTCGATGCTTCTGGGGGGCCGCGAGACGTTCTTCAAGGGCTGGATCGCGCTCAAGACCTTCACGCTCAACATCAATTTTCTGATGTGCGTGGCGGTGATCGGCGGGGCGGTGATCGGCGCGTGGCCGGAGATCGCGCTGGTGGTATTCCTCTTCGGCCTCGCCGAACTGATCGAGAAGAAGGCCCTGGACCGCGCCCGCGATTCGGTGCGCGGCCTGATGGCGATGGCCCCTGACGAGGTGAGCGTCAAGCAGCCGGATGGTTCGTGGCGCACAACCAATGCGGGCGCGGTGCCCGTCGGCGCGGTCGTCCAGGTGAAGCCCGGTGAGCGGCTGGCGCTCGACGGCGTGGTGGTCGCGGGCGAGTCGAGCGTGAACCAGGCTCCGGTCACGGGCGAATCCGTGCCGGTGGAGAAGAAGATCGGCGACAAGGTCTTCGCAGGGACCATCAACGAGTCGGGCGTGCTGGAGTTCAAGACTTCGGGCGGCAAGGACGAGACTACGCTGGCCAAGATCATCCGGACCGTGCAAGAAGCACAGGGAAGCCGCGCGCCGACGCAGCGATTCGTAGACAACTTCGCCCGGGTCTACACGCCGATCGTCTGCGTCGTCGCCGTGCTGGTCGCGGTGGTGCCTTGGTTGGCGTTCAACCAGCCGTTCTACCCGTGGCTCTACAAGGCGCTGGTGCTGCTGGTGATCGCGTGCCCGTGCGCCCTGGTGATCTCGACGCCAGTGACGGTGGTGAGCGGCCTGACGGCGGCGGCCCGGCGGGGGATTCTCATCAAGGGCGGCGTGTATCTGGAGAACGGCCGCAAGCTCAAAGTTGTCGCGCTCGACAAGACGGGGACCATCACCGAGGGCGAGCCACGTGTGACGGACGTGCAGCCCGTTGGCAGCGCGAGCGAGGACGAAGTGCTGCGGGTCGCCGCGAATCTGGATGCGCTCTCGCAGCACCCGGTGGCGATTGCGGTTGTCGCCGCATGGAGCGGCGAGCGGGCGAGCGTCGAGGGGTTCAAGTCGCTCACGGGCCGGGGGGTTGAGGGGATGATCGCGGGCGAGATGTACTTCGTCGGCAACCACCGGCTCGCGGAAGAGCGGAGGGTCTGCTCGCCCGAAGTCGAGGCGGTGCTGAGCGGGTTCGAAGTGCAGGGCAAGACGGCGGTGGTGGTCGCATCCGTCTCGCGCGTGCTGGGCGTCATCGCGGTCGCCGACACGCCCCGCGAAAGCAGCGTGGAGGCGATCAAGTCGCTGCACGACATGGGCATTAAGACGCTCATGCTTTCGGGCGACAATCAGTCCACCGCTTCGGCCATCGCCAAGGCGGTTGGCATCGACGAGGCCAAGGGCGGGATGCTTCCCGAAGACAAACTCGCCGAGATCGAGCGTCTTACGAAGGGGCATGGGGATGCCATCGGCATGGTCGGCGACGGGGTGAACGATGCCCCGGCACTGGCCAAGTCCACCATTGGCTTTGCTATGGGCGCGGCGGGGACCGACACCGCACTCGAAACCGCCGACGTAGCCCTCATGCAGGATGACCTGCGCGGGCTGCCCGAGTTCATCGCGCTCTCGCGCCGCACGGGCGCGATCCTTACTCAGAACATCACGCTCGCGATTGGAATCAAGGCGGTCTTCTTCGCCCTCACCCTGGCCGGGTGGGGCACGATGTGGATGGCCGTGATCGCGGACGTGGGGGCCAGCCTCCTGGTCGTCGGGAACGGGCTGCGGTTGTTTGGGTGGCGGACGGGTCTGGCGGACACTCTTGGGTCGAACAAAGGTGGGAGCCCCGCCTAA
- a CDS encoding TolC family protein — protein MVRSHEDRSEGGLRRRFAGLSLAALVALAAGGCQSYERRPLDMTGHQAAFLARTPESPEVRTFAESLAARSPSPADGMVAFDPGDGITCEEAEVIALVFNADLRVARLRAGVTQANAENAGLWEDPTIGVDLTRIIESTPEPWKVFTSVGLTIPISGRLEIEKQRAGVEHAAELARVAQREWMVRTSVRRAWSEWSALDAQLAVTRDFLSRVDQILSVVDKMEQAGEMARTEARLFRIEKATKAADLAVLESRVREADLRLRQLMGMSPDAPLRLHADGVGPARSSVHSGTDTAELQRRNPAMLVATAEYEAAEKALELEVRKQYPDLHIGPGYGNEDGQDQVLLGLSVPIPILNANRRGIAEARAQREVTRAAAEATLEQTIAAVRSAEVRLMAAAQRRSTLESEIVPLVDAQYADARQVARLGEVNTLVLLESLTRQQEAKVGLVEAVRDEALAGVDLDELLGPEALTSPGGPTAIPVAPGAAAPSGGTPASESTPTNPAGAAAR, from the coding sequence ATGGTCAGATCACACGAAGACCGGTCCGAAGGCGGACTGCGCCGGCGATTCGCGGGGCTTTCGCTGGCTGCACTCGTCGCTCTCGCCGCGGGAGGCTGCCAGTCGTACGAGCGACGGCCGCTCGACATGACCGGACACCAAGCCGCGTTTCTGGCACGCACGCCGGAAAGTCCAGAAGTCAGGACGTTCGCGGAAAGCCTCGCGGCGAGGTCACCATCGCCCGCTGACGGGATGGTGGCGTTCGACCCCGGCGACGGCATCACGTGCGAGGAAGCCGAGGTCATCGCCCTCGTGTTCAACGCCGACCTCCGAGTCGCTCGCCTCCGGGCGGGAGTCACGCAGGCGAACGCGGAGAACGCAGGGCTTTGGGAAGACCCAACGATCGGCGTTGACCTCACTCGCATCATCGAGAGCACTCCTGAGCCGTGGAAGGTCTTCACGAGCGTGGGACTCACGATTCCGATCTCAGGGCGGCTAGAGATCGAGAAGCAGCGGGCCGGCGTGGAACACGCCGCAGAACTCGCACGGGTTGCCCAGCGCGAGTGGATGGTGCGGACGTCGGTCCGCCGAGCATGGAGCGAGTGGTCGGCGCTGGACGCGCAGCTCGCGGTCACGCGCGACTTCCTGTCCCGCGTGGACCAGATCCTATCGGTCGTCGACAAGATGGAGCAGGCGGGGGAGATGGCCAGGACCGAGGCGCGGCTCTTCCGTATCGAGAAGGCAACCAAGGCAGCGGACCTCGCCGTTCTTGAGTCCCGAGTTCGCGAGGCGGACCTTCGGCTACGCCAGCTCATGGGGATGTCACCCGACGCCCCGCTTCGGTTGCACGCCGACGGCGTCGGGCCGGCCCGGTCGAGCGTGCACTCCGGGACGGACACCGCCGAGCTCCAACGCCGGAACCCGGCGATGCTGGTCGCGACCGCCGAGTACGAGGCCGCCGAGAAGGCCCTCGAACTCGAAGTCCGCAAGCAGTACCCGGACTTGCACATCGGTCCTGGCTATGGGAACGAGGACGGCCAAGACCAGGTGCTGCTGGGGCTGTCCGTGCCAATTCCGATCTTGAACGCCAACCGTCGCGGCATCGCCGAGGCGCGAGCGCAGCGCGAAGTCACCCGTGCCGCGGCCGAGGCCACGCTGGAGCAGACCATCGCTGCCGTTCGCTCGGCCGAGGTGCGGCTCATGGCTGCGGCGCAGCGCCGCTCGACCCTGGAATCGGAGATCGTCCCGCTTGTCGACGCGCAATACGCCGATGCCCGCCAGGTGGCCCGGCTGGGCGAAGTGAACACTCTGGTGCTTTTGGAGAGCCTGACGCGGCAACAAGAAGCCAAAGTCGGGCTCGTTGAAGCGGTACGCGATGAGGCGCTCGCCGGAGTTGATCTGGACGAGCTTCTCGGCCCCGAAGCGTTGACGTCTCCGGGTGGGCCGACCGCGATTCCCGTTGCTCCGGGAGCTGCTGCTCCTTCGGGCGGCACGCCAGCTTCCGAAAGCACCCCCACGAACCCCGCCGGCGCGGCCGCGCGCTGA
- a CDS encoding efflux RND transporter permease subunit gives MLARLIAFSLRQSSLVVVLAGLLLVFAGVKVKDMPVDVFPELNAPTVVVMTEAGGLAADEVELNVTFPIETAVNGLPGTRRVRSASATSLSIVWVEFDWGTDIYRARQLVSERLSAVRESLPPDTHAEITPVTSITGEIMLMALSSPDGSVSPLDMRSFAEFDLRNKILAVPGVAQVVAIGGELPQYQINVKQDQLALYGLTISDVVDAAKGAHSTASAGYVPNWENQELPIRQTARVTSAEDIKNTLVRIHNGAAVTIGQVADVQLGPSPKRGTASDRALPGVVISVQKSPGTNTLNLTTQIDGVLDQMEKAMPKGMVLNRDPFRASRFIERSINNVVKVLIEASVIVGVILILFLLNVRATIVTLTALPLSLAVAILLLWAWGLSINVMTLGGLAVAIGELVDDAIIDVENVLRRLKENDGLPEGERKGLVEVIYNASNEIRSSVVFATIIICMVFVPLLFLQGLEGRFFQPLGIAYIISIMASLLVALTVTPALCKWLFAGSFGKKSKDGHAAGGHGEHDGWLVRKLKRRYEPALRASVRNRGVVLGGAGLLTVASLVLMSTFGTSFLPAFKEGTFTVFLLAPPGTSLVESNRLAVGVEAQFVQIEGVSSVTRRTGRAERDEHAEPVSSSEIEVTMKAGVDQDMVRAAIDRIIANIPGITTMVGQPIEHRLSHVLSGTPAAIAINVYGEDLNVLRSLAKEIESAIKPIPGTRDVAANREILITSLPIRYRPQDLVAAGLSPAAAAEQVQQALYGETVAEVNQGVRRYEMVVRLAESERDRIDQIMDLQLRGAGGAIVRLREVADIGPEKTSNLIARENAQRKAVISTNVADGYNLGQLVAQVQAKVDPIVQKAGYTVHYGGQFEAQQSASRTILIMGAGVAVFMFLLLQLSTGKARVALLVMLNLPLALIGGIVAIFLTESPSIAGNALALFGLSSSRYIAPVISIASMVGFVTLFGIAVRNGILLVNHYDHLQEREGKSIGDSIIQGSLERLVPILMTALAAMLGLVPLALAKGKPGSELLAPLAIVVLGGLVSSTFLNLFVVPAGYALAFRVKRDAPDRPGLLARLLRRSAKKSVPST, from the coding sequence ATGCTCGCCAGACTCATTGCATTCTCTCTGCGGCAGTCATCGCTCGTCGTCGTACTGGCGGGATTGCTGCTTGTGTTCGCCGGCGTCAAGGTCAAGGACATGCCGGTGGACGTCTTCCCCGAACTCAACGCTCCCACGGTGGTCGTGATGACTGAGGCCGGGGGCCTGGCCGCCGACGAGGTGGAGCTCAACGTCACCTTTCCCATCGAGACGGCTGTCAACGGTCTGCCGGGCACGCGGCGCGTCCGAAGCGCATCGGCCACCAGCCTGTCGATCGTGTGGGTCGAGTTTGACTGGGGCACGGACATCTACCGCGCGAGGCAACTGGTATCGGAACGGCTGAGCGCGGTTCGGGAAAGCCTGCCGCCGGACACTCACGCAGAGATTACACCCGTCACCAGCATCACCGGCGAGATCATGCTCATGGCCTTGTCGTCGCCCGACGGCTCGGTCAGCCCCCTCGACATGCGCTCGTTCGCGGAGTTTGACCTGCGGAACAAGATCCTCGCCGTGCCGGGCGTGGCCCAGGTCGTCGCCATCGGCGGCGAACTGCCGCAGTACCAGATCAACGTGAAGCAGGACCAGCTCGCCCTGTACGGCCTAACTATCTCCGATGTGGTCGACGCCGCCAAGGGGGCACACTCGACGGCCAGCGCCGGGTACGTCCCCAACTGGGAGAACCAGGAACTGCCCATCCGCCAGACCGCCCGCGTGACCAGCGCCGAGGACATCAAGAACACGCTGGTCCGGATTCACAACGGCGCCGCGGTGACGATCGGGCAGGTGGCCGACGTGCAGCTCGGCCCCTCGCCCAAGCGCGGTACCGCGTCCGACCGGGCGCTGCCGGGCGTAGTCATCAGCGTGCAGAAGAGCCCCGGGACCAACACACTCAACCTGACGACGCAGATCGACGGCGTGCTGGACCAGATGGAGAAGGCCATGCCCAAGGGGATGGTCCTGAACCGCGACCCCTTCCGGGCCTCGCGTTTCATCGAACGGAGCATCAACAACGTCGTCAAGGTCTTGATCGAGGCGAGCGTCATCGTCGGGGTCATCCTCATCCTTTTCTTGCTCAACGTGCGGGCCACGATTGTGACGCTCACGGCCCTGCCACTCTCGCTCGCCGTGGCGATCCTGCTGCTCTGGGCGTGGGGGCTGTCGATCAATGTCATGACGCTGGGCGGACTGGCGGTCGCTATCGGCGAACTGGTGGACGACGCCATCATCGACGTGGAAAACGTCCTGCGGCGGCTCAAGGAGAACGATGGGCTGCCCGAGGGTGAGCGCAAGGGGCTGGTGGAGGTCATCTACAACGCCAGCAACGAGATCCGCTCCTCGGTGGTCTTCGCAACCATCATCATCTGCATGGTGTTCGTCCCGCTGCTGTTCCTGCAGGGTCTTGAGGGACGCTTCTTCCAGCCGCTGGGTATCGCCTACATCATCTCGATCATGGCGTCGCTTCTGGTGGCGCTCACGGTCACGCCCGCGCTGTGCAAGTGGCTCTTTGCGGGCTCGTTCGGCAAGAAGTCCAAAGACGGGCATGCCGCGGGCGGGCACGGAGAGCATGACGGGTGGCTCGTGCGCAAGCTCAAACGCCGCTACGAACCGGCCCTACGCGCGAGCGTCCGCAATCGCGGCGTGGTGCTTGGGGGCGCGGGGTTGCTCACCGTCGCCTCGCTGGTGCTCATGTCCACCTTCGGCACATCGTTCCTGCCCGCATTCAAGGAGGGCACGTTTACGGTCTTCCTGCTCGCCCCCCCGGGCACATCGCTGGTCGAAAGCAACCGCCTGGCCGTGGGAGTTGAGGCTCAGTTCGTCCAGATCGAGGGCGTGTCGAGCGTCACGCGGCGCACGGGCCGGGCCGAGCGCGATGAGCATGCCGAGCCCGTGAGCAGCTCCGAGATCGAGGTGACGATGAAGGCGGGTGTGGACCAGGACATGGTCCGCGCCGCGATCGACCGCATCATCGCCAACATCCCCGGCATCACCACGATGGTGGGCCAGCCCATTGAGCACCGGCTCAGTCACGTCTTGTCGGGCACGCCCGCGGCCATCGCGATCAACGTGTACGGTGAAGACCTCAACGTGCTGCGCTCGCTCGCCAAGGAGATCGAGTCGGCGATCAAGCCGATCCCCGGCACGCGCGATGTCGCCGCCAACCGCGAGATTCTGATTACCTCGCTGCCGATCCGCTACCGCCCGCAGGACCTTGTCGCCGCGGGGCTCTCTCCCGCGGCGGCGGCCGAGCAGGTTCAGCAGGCGCTCTACGGCGAGACTGTCGCGGAGGTGAACCAGGGCGTGCGGAGGTACGAAATGGTCGTGCGCCTGGCCGAGAGCGAGCGGGACCGGATCGACCAGATCATGGACCTGCAACTGCGCGGCGCGGGCGGTGCGATCGTGCGCTTGCGCGAGGTGGCCGACATCGGGCCGGAGAAGACCAGCAACCTCATCGCCCGCGAGAACGCCCAGCGCAAGGCCGTGATCTCGACCAACGTCGCCGACGGCTACAACCTCGGGCAGCTGGTGGCGCAGGTGCAGGCCAAGGTGGACCCGATCGTGCAGAAGGCGGGGTACACCGTCCACTACGGCGGGCAGTTCGAGGCCCAGCAGTCCGCCAGCCGCACGATCCTCATCATGGGGGCGGGCGTGGCCGTGTTCATGTTCCTGCTCTTGCAACTGTCCACGGGCAAGGCCCGCGTGGCCCTGCTGGTCATGCTCAACCTGCCGCTGGCGCTCATTGGAGGCATCGTCGCGATCTTTCTGACCGAGAGCCCGTCGATCGCGGGCAACGCCTTGGCACTCTTCGGGCTGTCGTCCTCACGCTACATCGCGCCGGTTATCTCCATCGCCAGCATGGTGGGCTTCGTAACGCTCTTTGGCATCGCCGTCCGCAATGGCATCCTGCTCGTCAACCACTACGACCATCTCCAGGAGCGCGAGGGCAAGTCGATCGGGGACTCGATCATCCAGGGGTCCTTGGAACGCTTGGTCCCGATCCTGATGACGGCTCTGGCCGCGATGCTCGGCCTGGTGCCGCTCGCGCTCGCCAAGGGCAAGCCCGGCAGCGAACTGCTCGCCCCGCTGGCGATCGTCGTGCTGGGCGGGCTGGTCTCGTCCACGTTCCTCAACCTGTTCGTTGTCCCCGCTGGCTACGCGCTGGCGTTCAGGGTGAAGCGAGATGCGCCGGATCGTCCGGGGCTGCTCGCCCGCCTGCTGCGTCGTTCCGCCAAGAAGTCCGTTCCCTCAACCTGA